In Legionella beliardensis, the following are encoded in one genomic region:
- a CDS encoding amino acid permease, which produces MKAWSSEKISVFALVLLITGAIDSIRNLPGTALFGSSLIFFFIFSAIVFLIPVALVAAELSSTWPEEEGGVYSWVESAFGENVAFFAIWLQWINTMVWYPTILSFIAGILAYLINPDLIQNKFYLISVILIVFWSLTFLGLSGLRASAAFASFCAVVGMILPMGFIILLSLIWLIKGNPIAIDLSLNHLIPHWGETQSWVSLTAIMTSFLGMELAAVHVRNVNYPQRNFPRAMFFSVILILITMILGSLAIAFVLPAEKISLVGGVMQAFNNFFQAYHLNFLMPVLIILLLLGSLGSMVNWIISPAKGLLLAADKGFLPHWLYRLNEHGIATRILILQAVLVTLLCSVFLLFPSINAIYWLFTDLSTELYIMMYVLMFIAAWRLKSKFATRPRPFAIPGGKLGYYLTCCLGLIGCIITLIIGFIPPETSVDIGGASRFRLVFSLGIVLMLLPAFLLYFRKKAMNVAKISYREAD; this is translated from the coding sequence ATGAAAGCGTGGTCTTCTGAAAAAATATCGGTTTTTGCACTTGTTTTACTGATTACTGGTGCGATTGATAGTATTCGTAATTTACCTGGTACCGCCTTATTTGGTTCTTCATTAATTTTCTTCTTTATCTTCTCAGCGATTGTTTTCTTGATTCCTGTGGCCTTAGTTGCCGCTGAACTTTCATCCACCTGGCCCGAAGAAGAAGGCGGCGTTTATAGTTGGGTAGAATCCGCTTTTGGCGAGAATGTTGCTTTTTTCGCCATTTGGTTGCAATGGATAAATACCATGGTTTGGTATCCAACTATTTTATCGTTTATTGCTGGCATCTTAGCTTACCTTATTAATCCCGACTTAATTCAAAATAAATTTTATTTAATTTCAGTTATTTTAATTGTTTTTTGGTCATTAACTTTTTTAGGGTTATCCGGTTTACGGGCATCAGCCGCCTTTGCCAGTTTTTGTGCAGTTGTTGGCATGATTCTACCTATGGGCTTTATTATCCTTTTAAGCCTCATTTGGCTGATTAAGGGCAATCCCATTGCCATTGATTTAAGCCTAAATCACTTAATTCCTCATTGGGGTGAAACCCAGTCTTGGGTCTCTTTAACAGCCATTATGACTTCTTTTTTAGGCATGGAATTGGCAGCGGTACACGTGCGTAATGTTAATTACCCCCAACGCAATTTTCCCCGGGCCATGTTTTTTTCAGTCATTTTGATTTTAATTACTATGATTTTAGGGTCACTAGCCATCGCTTTTGTTCTACCAGCAGAAAAAATTAGCCTAGTAGGTGGTGTTATGCAGGCATTTAATAATTTTTTTCAAGCTTATCATTTAAATTTTCTAATGCCGGTGTTAATTATTTTACTGCTATTAGGCAGCCTAGGCAGTATGGTCAACTGGATCATTTCACCTGCCAAGGGGCTTTTGTTAGCAGCAGATAAGGGCTTTTTACCTCATTGGCTTTATCGCTTAAATGAGCATGGTATTGCGACCCGCATTTTGATCTTACAGGCGGTACTCGTGACGCTGCTGTGTAGCGTCTTTTTACTATTTCCTAGCATCAATGCAATTTATTGGCTTTTTACTGACTTAAGTACTGAGCTCTATATTATGATGTACGTTTTAATGTTTATTGCTGCTTGGCGCTTAAAAAGTAAATTCGCAACCAGGCCTCGCCCTTTTGCTATTCCTGGTGGAAAATTGGGTTATTATTTGACGTGCTGCCTTGGCTTAATTGGCTGCATCATTACTCTTATTATTGGGTTTATTCCGCCAGAAACAAGTGTGGATATTGGTGGTGCGAGTCGTTTCCGTTTGGTATTTAGTCTGGGTATTGTTTTAATGCTGTTGCCTGCTTTTTTGCTTTATTTTCGCAAAAAAGCAATGAATGTTGCCAAAATTAGCTATAGAGAAGCTGACTAG